Proteins encoded together in one Variovorax paradoxus window:
- the htpG gene encoding molecular chaperone HtpG, whose translation MADSSNTKLPFQAEVAQLLHLVTHALYSNKEIFLRELISNASDACDKLRFEAIDHPELYEDQPNLDVRLSFDKAARTITITDKGIGLSRQEAIDNLGTIAKSGTKDFMSKLSGDQKADAQLIGQFGVGFYSGFIVADKITVESRRAGLPPEQGVRWVSGGAGDFEVADITRAERGTSITLHLREDADEYLNAWKLKQIVGKYSDHISLPILMEKEEWKDGENDQPGDMVKTGEWETVNKANALWSRNKKDITPDQYEEFYKTISHDYEAPLAWSHNRVEGSTEYTQLLYIPSKAPFDLWNRDKSAGVKLYVKRVFIMDDAEALLPSYLRFVKGVIDSSDLPLNVSRELLQESRDVKAIREGSTKRVLGMLEDLAKKQKTGPESGEGKIDVGSGESVPAPEPTEAVTDVVDKNAPTAAETAAAAADESGKYAKFYAEFGAVLKEGLGEDFGNRDRIAKLLRFASTTSDTVSVSFADYKARMKEGQDAIYYITADTLAAARNSPQLEVFKKKGIEVLLMTDRVDEWALNYLTEFDGTPLQSVAKGAVDLGKLQDEAEKKAAEEAAESFKPLLEKLKEALKDKAGDVRVTTRLVDSPACLVVQDGGMSTQLARMLKQAGQPAPDLKPVLEVNAEHALVKKLDGSEHFDDLANILFDQALLAEGGLPADPAAYVRRVNALLV comes from the coding sequence ATGGCTGATTCTTCCAATACGAAACTACCGTTCCAGGCTGAAGTCGCGCAATTGCTGCATCTCGTCACGCATGCGCTGTACTCCAACAAGGAAATCTTCCTGCGCGAGCTGATCTCGAACGCATCGGACGCCTGCGACAAGCTGCGCTTCGAGGCCATCGACCACCCCGAGCTGTACGAAGACCAGCCCAACCTGGACGTGCGCCTTTCGTTCGACAAGGCCGCGCGCACCATCACCATCACCGACAAGGGCATCGGCCTGTCGCGCCAGGAAGCCATCGACAACCTCGGCACCATCGCAAAAAGTGGTACCAAGGATTTCATGAGCAAGCTCAGCGGCGACCAGAAGGCCGATGCGCAACTCATCGGCCAGTTTGGCGTGGGCTTCTACTCGGGCTTCATCGTGGCCGACAAGATCACGGTCGAATCGCGCCGGGCCGGCCTGCCGCCCGAACAGGGCGTGCGCTGGGTGAGCGGCGGCGCGGGCGACTTCGAGGTGGCGGACATCACGCGCGCCGAGCGCGGCACCAGCATCACGCTGCACCTGCGCGAAGACGCCGACGAATATCTCAACGCCTGGAAGCTCAAGCAGATCGTCGGCAAGTATTCCGACCACATCTCGCTGCCCATCCTCATGGAAAAAGAGGAGTGGAAAGACGGCGAGAACGACCAGCCCGGCGACATGGTCAAGACCGGCGAGTGGGAAACGGTCAACAAGGCCAACGCCCTGTGGAGCCGCAACAAGAAGGACATCACGCCCGACCAGTACGAAGAGTTCTACAAGACCATCAGCCACGACTACGAGGCGCCGCTCGCCTGGAGCCACAACCGCGTGGAGGGCAGCACCGAATACACGCAGCTGCTCTACATCCCTTCCAAGGCGCCGTTCGACCTGTGGAACCGCGACAAGAGCGCGGGCGTCAAGCTGTATGTGAAGCGCGTCTTCATCATGGACGACGCCGAGGCGCTGCTGCCGAGCTACCTGCGCTTCGTGAAGGGCGTGATCGACTCGTCCGACCTGCCGCTCAACGTGAGCCGCGAACTGCTGCAGGAAAGCCGCGACGTGAAGGCCATTCGCGAGGGCAGCACCAAGCGCGTGCTGGGCATGCTCGAAGACTTGGCCAAGAAGCAGAAGACCGGGCCGGAAAGCGGCGAGGGCAAGATCGACGTGGGCTCCGGCGAATCGGTGCCCGCACCCGAGCCGACCGAGGCGGTAACCGACGTGGTCGACAAGAACGCGCCCACGGCCGCCGAAACCGCCGCTGCCGCGGCAGACGAATCGGGCAAGTACGCCAAGTTCTATGCCGAGTTTGGCGCCGTGCTGAAAGAAGGCCTGGGCGAAGACTTCGGCAACCGGGACCGCATTGCCAAGCTGCTGCGCTTTGCCTCGACCACGAGCGACACCGTGAGCGTGAGCTTTGCCGACTACAAGGCGCGCATGAAGGAAGGGCAGGACGCGATCTACTACATCACGGCCGACACGCTCGCCGCCGCCAGGAACAGCCCGCAGCTCGAGGTCTTCAAGAAGAAGGGCATCGAGGTGCTGCTCATGACCGACCGCGTGGACGAGTGGGCGCTCAACTACCTGACCGAGTTCGACGGCACCCCGCTGCAGAGCGTGGCCAAGGGCGCGGTCGATCTTGGCAAGCTGCAGGACGAGGCCGAGAAGAAGGCCGCCGAAGAGGCCGCCGAATCGTTCAAGCCGCTGCTCGAGAAGCTCAAGGAAGCACTCAAGGACAAGGCCGGCGATGTGCGCGTGACCACGCGCCTGGTCGATTCGCCCGCCTGCCTGGTGGTGCAGGACGGCGGCATGAGCACGCAGCTTGCGCGCATGCTCAAGCAGGCCGGCCAGCCCGCACCCGACCTGAAGCCCGTGCTCGAAGTCAACGCCGAGCACGCGCTGGTGAAGAAGCTCGACGGCTCGGAGCACTTCGACGATCTGGCAAACATTCTTTTCGACCAGGCGCTGCTGGCCGAAGGCGGCCTGCCGGCCGATCCCGCGGCCTACGTGAGGCGCGTGAACGCGCTGCTGGTGTGA
- a CDS encoding ABC transporter substrate-binding protein → MRPFAIRNIAAPAAVAGVLALFSAGASAQGAVNALCSTDASWCEAAAAAFTRETGIKVQQAHKGTGEIGAQLRAEAANPKTDIWWGGTGDPFLQAAEQGLLEPYRPAYINDLHDWAVRQYAMSQNMVGGFYTSAIGFGFNTDLLKKKKLGEPKCWADLIKPEYRGEIEISHPASSGTAYTIIAGLVQQMGEDAAFEYLKKLHRNVTSYTRSGQAQAPNVAKGEVAIGVSFIFGFERWRYDKFPVKTAAPCEGTGYEVGGIALVKGARNKENAKRYYDWLMSPAGQAIGGQAGSLQSPANKTFKPDARIPSMNDVKLIKYDFEKYGKAAERKRLIDRWTREVESQAR, encoded by the coding sequence ATGCGCCCCTTTGCCATCAGAAACATCGCGGCCCCTGCCGCCGTTGCGGGCGTGCTGGCCTTGTTCTCGGCAGGCGCCTCCGCGCAGGGCGCGGTGAACGCGCTCTGCAGCACCGACGCGAGCTGGTGCGAAGCGGCCGCCGCCGCTTTCACGCGGGAGACAGGCATCAAGGTGCAGCAGGCGCACAAGGGCACCGGCGAAATCGGCGCCCAGCTGCGCGCCGAGGCAGCCAACCCCAAGACCGACATCTGGTGGGGCGGCACGGGCGATCCGTTCTTGCAGGCAGCCGAGCAGGGCCTGCTGGAGCCCTACCGCCCGGCCTACATCAACGACCTGCACGATTGGGCGGTGCGCCAGTACGCGATGTCGCAGAACATGGTGGGCGGCTTCTACACCAGCGCCATCGGCTTCGGCTTCAACACCGACCTGCTCAAGAAAAAGAAGCTGGGCGAGCCCAAGTGCTGGGCCGACCTCATCAAGCCCGAGTACAGGGGCGAGATCGAAATTTCGCACCCCGCCTCCAGCGGCACGGCCTACACCATCATTGCCGGCCTGGTGCAGCAGATGGGCGAGGACGCGGCCTTCGAGTACCTGAAAAAGCTGCACCGCAACGTGACCAGCTACACCCGCAGCGGCCAGGCGCAGGCGCCCAACGTGGCCAAGGGCGAGGTGGCCATCGGCGTGAGCTTCATCTTCGGGTTCGAGCGCTGGCGGTACGACAAATTTCCGGTCAAGACCGCCGCGCCCTGCGAAGGCACGGGCTACGAGGTGGGCGGCATTGCGCTGGTCAAGGGCGCGCGCAACAAGGAGAATGCAAAGCGCTATTACGACTGGCTCATGAGCCCGGCCGGCCAGGCGATCGGCGGGCAGGCCGGAAGCCTGCAGTCACCGGCCAACAAGACCTTCAAGCCCGACGCTCGCATTCCGTCGATGAACGACGTGAAACTCATCAAGTACGACTTCGAGAAATACGGCAAGGCCGCCGAGCGAAAGCGGCTGATCGACCGCTGGACCCGCGAAGTGGAATCCCAGGCCCGGTAG
- a CDS encoding LysR family transcriptional regulator has protein sequence MSQRLQGIEEFVAAAEAGSFALAAQRLHVTRSAVAKSIARLEARLGTRLFLRTTRSQSLTEEGHAYYERCRRALAELDEAQAVAEAARSTATGLVRLSMPAMLGRLKVGPLLLALARRHPGLSLELSFNDRRVDLVEEGLDLAIRSGELPDTADLVARPVGVQWMALCAAPAYLAARGRPANVAELGASSSHEAVFYARDGQISPWRFHDAEGRLVEVTLPSRLRCDSAEVLLEAAIGGMGLARLPAWLAAEALAAGTLVRVFEEPRPFGFELNVIRSSSRYLPYKTRVVIDWLAEHLPALLAPR, from the coding sequence ATGAGCCAACGTCTGCAAGGCATCGAAGAATTTGTCGCCGCGGCAGAGGCGGGCAGCTTTGCGCTCGCGGCGCAGCGGCTGCATGTCACGCGGTCGGCAGTTGCCAAGAGCATCGCGCGGCTCGAGGCGCGGCTGGGTACGCGGCTTTTTCTGCGCACCACGCGCAGCCAGAGCCTCACCGAAGAAGGCCACGCCTATTACGAACGCTGCCGCCGCGCACTGGCGGAGCTCGACGAGGCGCAAGCCGTGGCCGAAGCTGCGCGCAGCACCGCAACGGGTCTGGTGCGCCTCAGCATGCCCGCGATGCTCGGGCGGCTGAAGGTCGGGCCTCTGCTGCTCGCACTCGCGCGCCGGCACCCGGGGCTTTCGCTGGAGCTTTCATTCAACGACCGGCGCGTCGACTTGGTCGAAGAGGGCCTCGACCTCGCGATTCGCAGCGGCGAGTTGCCCGACACCGCCGACCTGGTCGCACGGCCGGTCGGCGTGCAGTGGATGGCCCTGTGCGCGGCGCCGGCGTACCTGGCCGCACGCGGGCGCCCGGCGAACGTGGCCGAACTCGGTGCTTCGTCGTCGCACGAGGCGGTGTTCTATGCCCGCGACGGGCAGATCTCGCCGTGGCGCTTTCACGATGCCGAAGGCCGCCTCGTCGAAGTGACCCTGCCTTCGCGGCTGCGCTGCGACAGTGCCGAGGTGCTGCTCGAAGCCGCCATTGGCGGCATGGGACTGGCGCGGCTGCCGGCCTGGCTCGCCGCCGAAGCGCTGGCGGCAGGAACACTGGTGCGCGTGTTCGAGGAGCCGCGGCCTTTCGGCTTCGAGCTCAACGTCATCCGTTCGAGCAGCCGCTATCTGCCGTACAAGACGCGGGTGGTGATCGACTGGCTTGCGGAGCATCTGCCGGCCCTGCTGGCACCCCGCTGA
- a CDS encoding zinc-dependent alcohol dehydrogenase family protein, giving the protein MQEPQALRRWQLSSFGTEHLEQVEQPLPMPGPGQILVRVGAVSLNYRDLLMVRDGMGMKFDMPFTPGSDMAGTVVAAGTDVRRFAVGDHVVNTFWGGWIDGRWHADAVLAGGPGPGMLASHVLLDAAWAVPAPATLDFAEASTLPCAGLTAWFALAETGALRPGQTVLIHGTGGVALFGLQIARLHGARTIVVSGSEDKRAQTLALGATHVLMRDSDWPAEVRRLTQGRGADHVLELSSGPNLDHSLQAAAQGARVSIIGMLGGETLSASFYAMVLGRITVQGIGVGHRRALEDLVRAVDVNALKPVIAARYDFDAVPDALGHLARGAFGKIVVTL; this is encoded by the coding sequence ATGCAGGAACCTCAAGCGCTTCGCCGCTGGCAACTCTCTTCTTTTGGCACTGAGCACCTCGAACAGGTCGAGCAGCCGCTCCCCATGCCGGGTCCTGGCCAGATCCTCGTGCGGGTGGGCGCGGTGTCGCTCAACTACCGCGACCTGTTGATGGTTCGTGACGGCATGGGCATGAAGTTCGACATGCCTTTCACGCCCGGCTCCGACATGGCCGGCACCGTGGTGGCCGCGGGCACCGATGTGCGACGGTTTGCCGTTGGCGACCACGTCGTCAACACCTTCTGGGGCGGATGGATCGACGGCCGGTGGCACGCCGATGCGGTGCTGGCCGGCGGGCCCGGACCGGGCATGCTGGCTTCGCACGTTCTCCTCGACGCCGCCTGGGCCGTGCCCGCGCCGGCCACGCTGGACTTCGCCGAAGCGAGCACGCTCCCCTGTGCCGGCCTCACCGCATGGTTCGCGCTGGCCGAGACAGGTGCGTTGCGCCCGGGGCAAACGGTACTGATCCACGGCACAGGCGGCGTGGCGCTGTTCGGTTTGCAGATTGCGCGGCTGCATGGCGCGCGCACCATCGTGGTCTCGGGCAGCGAAGACAAGCGCGCACAGACGCTTGCACTCGGCGCCACCCACGTGCTGATGCGCGACAGCGACTGGCCCGCCGAAGTGCGCCGCCTCACCCAAGGCCGCGGTGCCGATCATGTGCTCGAACTCTCGAGCGGGCCGAACCTCGACCACTCGCTGCAGGCGGCTGCGCAAGGCGCGCGCGTGTCGATCATCGGCATGCTCGGCGGCGAAACGCTGAGCGCTTCGTTCTACGCCATGGTGCTCGGCCGCATCACGGTGCAGGGCATTGGCGTGGGCCATCGGCGTGCGCTCGAAGACCTGGTGCGTGCCGTCGATGTGAACGCGCTCAAGCCCGTGATTGCCGCGCGCTACGACTTCGATGCAGTGCCGGATGCCCTCGGCCACCTGGCGCGCGGCGCCTTCGGAAAGATCGTTGTCACGCTCTGA